The Macaca fascicularis isolate 582-1 chromosome 1, T2T-MFA8v1.1 genome includes a window with the following:
- the LRRC8D gene encoding volume-regulated anion channel subunit LRRC8D encodes MFTLAEVASLNDIQPTYRILKPWWDVFMDYLAVVMLMVAIFAGTMQLTKDQVVCLPVLPSPVNSKAHTSPGNAEVTTNIPKMEAATNQYQDGRTTNDISFGTSAVTPDIPLRATYPRTDFALPSQEAKKEKKDPTGRKTNLDFQQYVFINQMCYHLALPWYSKYFPYLALIHTIILMVSSNFWFKYPKTCSKVEHFVSILGKCFESPWTTKALSETACEDSEENKQRITGAQTLPKHVSTSSDEGSPSASTPMINKTGFKFSAEKPVIEVPSMTILDKKDGEQAKALFEKVRKFRAHVEDSDLIYKLYVVQTVIKTAKFIFILCYTANFVNAISFEHVCKPKVEHLTGYEVFECTHNMAYMLKKLLISYISIICVYGFICLYTLFWLFRIPLKEYSFEKVREESSFSDIPDVKNDFAFLLHMVDQYDQLYSKRFGVFLSEVSENKLREISLNHEWTFEKLRQHVSRNAQDKQELHLFMLSGVPDAVFDLTDLDVLKLELIPEAKIPAKISQMTNLQELHLCHCPAKVEQTAFSFLRDHLRCLHVKFTDVAEIPAWVYLLKNLRELYLIGNLNSENNKMIGLESLRELRHLKILHVKSNLTKVPSNITDVAPHLTKLVIHNDGTKLLVLNSLKKMMNVAELELQNCELERIPHAIFSLSNLQELDLKSNNIRTIEEIISFQHLKRLTCLKLWHNKIVTIPPSITHVKNLESLYFSNNKLESLPVAVFSLQKLRCLDVSYNNISMIPIEIGLLQNLQHLHITGNKVDSLPKQLFKCIKLRTLNLGQNCITSLPEKVGQLSQLTQLELKGNCLDRLPAQLGQCRMLKKSGLVVEDHLFDTLPLEVKEALNQDINIPFANGI; translated from the coding sequence ATGTTTACCCTTGCGGAAGTTGCATCACTTAATGACATTCAGCCAACTTACCGAATCCTGAAACCATGGTGGGATGTGTTTATGGATTACTTGGCTGTTGTTATGTTAATGGTAGCCATCTTTGCAGGAACCATGCAACTTACCAAAGATCAGGTGGTCTGTTTGCCAGTATTGCCATCTCCTGTAAATTCAAAGGCACATACATCACCAGGAAATGCCGAGGTCACCACCAACATCCCGAAGATGGAAGCAGCCACCAACCAATACCAAGATGGGCGGACAACAAATGACATTTCCTTTGGGACATCTGCTGTGACACCTGACATACCTCTCAGAGCCACATATCCTCGCACAGATTTCGCACTTCCAAGTCAGgaggcaaagaaagagaagaaagatccAACAGGTCGAAAAACAAACTTGGATTTTcagcaatatgtatttattaatcaGATGTGTTACCATCTGGCCCTTCCATGGTATTCTAAGTACTTTCCATACCTTGCTCTTATACATACTATTATTCTCATGGTCAGTAGCAACTTTTGGTTCAAATATCCCAAAACATGCTCAAAAGTAGAACATTTTGTTTCAATATTAGGAAAGTGCTTTGAATCCCCTTGGACTACAAAAGCATTGTCTGAGACAGCATGCGAAGACTCAGAGGAAAACAAGCAGAGAATAACAGGTGCCCAGACTCTACCAAAGCATGTGTCTACCAGCAGTGATGAAGGGAGCCCCAGTGCCAGTACACCAATGATCAATAAAACCGGCTTTAAATTTTCAGCTGAGAAACCTGTGATTGAAGTTCCCAGCATGACCATCCTAGATAAAAAGGATGGAGAGCAGGCCAAAGCCCTGTTTGAGAAAGTGAGGAAGTTCCGTGCCCATGTGGAAGATAGTGACTTGATCTATAAACTCTATGTCGTCCAAACAGTTATCAAAACAGCCaagttcatttttattctctGCTATACAGCGAACTTTGTCAACGCAATCAGCTTTGAACATGTCTGCAAGCCCAAAGTTGAGCATCTGACTGGTTATGAGGTATTTGAGTGCACCCACAATATGGCTTACATGTTGAAAAAGCTTCTCATCAGTTACATATCCATTATTTGTGTTTATGGCTTTATCTGCCTCTACACTCTCTTCTGGTTATTCAGGATACCTTTGAAGGAATATTCTTTCGAAAAAGTCAGAGAAGAGAGCAGTTTTAGTGACATTCCAGATGTCAAAAACGATTTTGCGTTCCTTCTCCACATGGTGGACCAGTATGACCAGCTATATTCCAAGCGTTTTGGTGTGTTCTTGTCAGAAGTTAGTGAAAATAAACTTAGGGAAATTAGTTTGAACCATGAGTGGACATTTGAAAAACTCAGGCAGCACGTTTCACGCAATGCCCAGGACAAGCAGGAGTTGCATCTGTTCATGCTATCGGGGGTGCCCGATGCTGTCTTTGACCTCACAGACCTGGATGTGCTAAAGCTTGAACTAATTCCAGAAGCTAAAATTCCTGCTAAGATTTCTCAAATGACTAACCTCCAAGAGCTCCACCTCTGCCACTGCCCTGCAAAAGTTGAACAGACTGCTTTTAGCTTTCTTCGCGATCACTTGAGATGCCTTCACGTGAAGTTCACCGATGTGGCTGAAATTCCTGCCTGGGTGTATTTGCTCAAAAACCTTCGAGAGTTGTACTTAATAGGCAATTTGAACTCTGAAAACAACAAGATGATAGGACTTGAATCTCTCCGAGAGTTGCGGCACCTTAAGATTCTCCACGTGAAGAGCAATTTGACCAAAGTTCCCTCCAACATTACAGATGTGGCTCCACATCTTACAAAGTTAGTCATTCATAATGACGGCACTAAACTCTTGGTACTGAACAGCCTTAAGAAAATGATGAATGTCGCCGAGCTAgaactccagaactgtgaactaGAGAGAATTCCACATGCTATTTTCAGCCTCTCTAATTTACAGGAACTGGATTTAAAGTCAAATAACATTCGCACAATTGAGGAAATCATCAGTTTCCAGCATTTAAAACGACTGACTTGTTTAAAATTATGGCATAACAAGATTGTTACTATTCCTCCCTCTATTACCCATGTCAAAAACTTGGAGTCACTTTATTTCTCTAACAACAAGCTCGAATCCTTACCAGTGGCAGTATTTAGTTTACAGAAACTCAGATGCTTAGATGTAAGCTACAACAACATTTCAATGATTCCAATAGAAATAGGATTGCTTCAGAACCTGCAGCATTTGCATATCACTGGGAACAAAGTGGACAGTCTGCCAAAACAATTGTTTAAATGCATAAAGTTGAGGACTTTGAATCTGGGACAAAACTGCATCACTTCACTCCCAGAGAAAGTTGGTCAGCTTTCCCAGCTCACTCAGCTGGAGCTGAAGGGGAACTGCTTGGACCGCCTGCCAGCCCAGCTGGGCCAGTGTCGGATGCTCAAGAAAAGCGGGCTTGTTGTGGAAGATCACCTTTTTGACACCCTGCCACTCGAAGTCAAAGAGGCATTGAATCAAGACATAAATATTCCCTTTGCAAATGGGATTTAA